The sequence CATTTTTGACATGAACGCTGTTGCCAAACTGGCCAAAGGGGCGAGCAACGATACCACCTTCCTCGATGAAGAGGATATGTCTCTTATTTGGGAGACCGACTACAACCCTGCGGAAGACTTATGGGAAATAAGGTTAACGGGTTTCATTAAGAAAGGGGCTCTTTACGAGAAGTTCTACGAAGTTCACCAAGAGAAATATTATTCAAGAGATGAAATAATAGCGGCTTTGGGACGAACGGGTTTTGAACTGCTGGCAGAATACCACGGATTCACTTTTGACCCGCCAAACCCTTCGACCAGAAGGGTCTTTTATGTTGCCCGTAAACCGAACGGTTAATAGGGTTCTCCTTCCACGGCGGTTATGAAACCGGTTCTGTTGGTATAACCGGTAATGCGGAAACGGTTTAACCTATAAGGGTCGGAAGTTTTAATAACGGGACCGATAGCAGTGGTAAAGGCACAGGAATAACCTGCCTTTTTAACCATTTGCGCCACATCGTCGTCCAAATTGCCGTAAGGATAGGCAAAACTGGTAACGGGGACGCCCAGCCGTTTTTCCAGTGCTCTTTTGCTTTCAGCGATTTCATAAGCGGCAACAGTTCTGTTTATTCTGGCCAGATGGGGATGACTTAAGGTATGGGAACCAAATTCAAAACCATACCGTTTCATCTCCATTATCTGATTCCAGTTAAGCAGTTTGTTATAAGGCTGTTTGCCTATTTTCACATCCCATACGTTGTAGCGGCCGATATCATCGGCCACGAGGAAAATAACACCCTTAAAGCCGTAACGCTTCATAATCGGGTAAGCAAAAAGATAGTTGTCTTCATAACCGTCGTCAAAAGTAATCAAAATTGGCCTTTTTGGCAGGGTTTTTTTGTGGCGTAGGTAGTTTATGAGATCTGTGCTGGAGATAGTCGTGAAACCGCGCTGTTTTAGGTATCGCATCTGCCAGCTAAATTCGTTGGGGTCAACCCGTAAGCCCTTGCCGCCGCTTGACCTGTAAGGATTGACTTTGTGATACATCAGGACAGGGATAGGCCTTTGGTTATCTGTTAATTTCAGCGCTGGGGCCTCTGCTCTGCCGGCCAGAAAAGTAATAAAGGCAAAGATTAGGACAAGCAATATTAACAGGTGGGAAAATTTCCGCATAACACGGGCATTCCTTTCCTTTGTAAAATTGCTTTTTTCAACAATATATCACATATTTGTTGTCCAGTGTTATAAAAAAAATCGGTAATATTTATCTCTTTTAATAATTGCCTGAATGGACAATGAGGAGGTCAATATGGAGGACAAAGTAACCGGAGAAGAACTAAGGGACGCGGTGCGGGCAGCCATAGAAGACAGGGCTGTTTGGCTCTACCTTATCCTGAAGGAATTACAGGGCGGTAAAGAAATTACGGAGGTTCCTGCTGTTTCGGAAGCAATATTTAAATTTGGACGGCAAAAAGGAGAACAGATGCCGCCTGCCGATAACCCAGGCGATTGGGCCAGAAGCCTGATAACGCCGGTGGGCAGCATGGTATTTGAACAAAAGCTGGTTGAGGAAAGTGATAACCGGGCAGTTATTGAATTTTCGTATTGTCCGCTGGTGGAAGCCTGGAAAAAGCAAGGGGCTTCTGATAAAGAAGTTGCTGCCCTTTGCAAAATGGCTAGGTGTGGCGACCATGGGCGGATAGCCTCTTTTCCTTTCAAGCTTACTTTTGAAAAATTGCTGGCGGAAGGGGATAAAGTATGCCGGCTGTTGGTTGAGAGGGAAGATATTCGACAAGAATAAGTTTTTCAAGTATAATTTAAGAAAGTTTCTTAATTATTATTTTGGGGTGACTACATGGAAGACGGTAGCCTGGTCATATTATCCGGCGGTCAAAACACCCGCATGGGACAGAACAAGGCCTTTTTAAGGGTCCGGGATGTCCCCATTATAGAAAAAATCATTGGCGAACTGGGGACGGTATTTAAAGAAATCATTATTGTAACTAACGCTCCCCATGCTTATAAAGGTTTGCAAAATATTCGCATAGTCACCGATATTTATCCTGGCAAAGGGCCCTTGAGTGGTATCCATGCCGGGTTGACCCATGCATCCCTGGACAGAAGTTTAATAGTGGCCTGTGATATGCCTTTCGTAGCCAGAAAAACGGCACAGCGGCTGTTTCGCCAAAGCCGCGGTTGGGATGTTACCGTTCCGGTTATAGAGGGGAAATACCAACCTCTGTTTGCTATTTATGCTAAAAGCTGTCTAAAACCCATTGAGCAGCAGTTGCAGGCGGGGATATATAAAATTACGTCCTTTTACAGCCAGGTTCGGGTAAGAGAAATAGATTACAGTGAACTGAATAACGGAATTGCGCCGGAAAAGTTTTTTTACAACGTAAATACCCCCGCGGAACTGGAAGAAGCCAGAAAAATGGCAACAGAAATCTGTGGAGAAGACAATATTGGGGAAGACAACATTCATGAAGAAAATACTCAGGAAGATAATTCCCAGGAAAATAATTCTCTGGAAGACAATCAGGAAAATAATACTCCGGAAGACAAAATTCAGGAGGATAATGCTCAGCGAAGAAGTGCTCGGCAGGATAAGAAATACCTTCAGGCTTACCGCTGGAAAGCCGGGATCGTAGAGCTAATAGATGACCCGCTGGCAGCAGAAAGTCCTCTGACTGTTTTTCTGAACGACCAGGAAATTGTGACCCTTTTATGCTCACCGGTAAACCAGGACGAACTGGCTGTGGGGTTCCTTGTCTCTGAAGGGCTGATAAAAGGGGATGCCGGAGAAATCAGGGTAAGGGTTGACTGTGAGCGGGGAATGGCCTGGGTAACAGCCGATAAGGTCAGTATTATTGCTGAGCAGACTTTTTTGAAACGATATATCACAACGGGCTGCGGTAAGGGTACCACTTTTTATAATGTTATGGACGCCAAATGCCGGCCGGTGACGGGTCAGATCACAGTTGCGGCTGAAAAGATTATTGAATTGATGACCCGGACCCAGCAGGTTTCCCGCCTGTTCAAGGATACGGGAGGTGTGCACCTGGCAGCACTCTGTTCCGTGGACAGGATGATTTTATACCGGGAAGATATAGGACGCCATAATGCCCTGGATAAGATTGTGGGCAGGTGTTACATGGACAATATATCTGTGGATGATAAAATTCTTTTCACAACGGGTAGGCTTTCTTCGGAAATTCTTCTCAAAGTGGCTAAATTGGGAGCGCCTATCCTGGTTTCCAGGTCAGCGCCGACCGAATTGGCGGTAAAACTGGCGAGACAACTGGGGGTAACCCTCATCGGTTTTGCCAGGGGCGGGCGCTTTAACCTTTATGCCAATGAATACCGGGTCCTGGGGGGTTGACCAGTGATTCCTTTTGTAGGGATTGTAGGGTTCTCCAATACGGGCAAGACTACATTAATGGAAAAACTTATCCGGGAATTGACCGTCAGGGGTTACCGGGTGGCAGCCATTAAGCACCATCACCGGGATATGGAATTTGACCGGCCGGGCAAGGATACATGGCGGCACGCCCGGGCTGGGGCGGCAACAGTTATGCTGGTTTCTCCATATCAAATGGTAAAAATTTCAAAAAGTGAGCAAAAAATAGGCCTGCAAAAGGCGCTGCAGGAGATTACCGATGCTGATATAATTTTAGTTGAGGGATTTAAAAAAGAAAAGATGCCCAAAATCGAAGTGTTTCGCGGTTCGGTGCATGATGCCCTTATTACGTCCCGGGAGGAATTGGTGGCCGTCGTGGCTTCCGACAGGGAATTTACCGGCGTGCCCTGTTACGGGCCGGATGATGTTAAAGAATTGGCCGACCTTATAGTAAAAGAGTTTTTGAAGGAGGGATAGCTTTGCTGACTGTCCGGGAAATTATCGGGAACACTCCTATTTTTGCCGGTCTGGAGGAAAATGAACTACAGCAGATAGAAGATATTGTTGTAATAAGGAATTATAAGAAAAACATGATCATTTTTATGGAAGGGGAGCCGGGCGAGGCCCTGTTCTTTATCATCTCCGGCAAAGTTAAGGTATACAAGCTGGCAGAAGACGGTCGGGAACAGATTTTGCACATCTTAAAAGAAGGCGATGTGTTTGCCGAGGTGGTTTTTATTGACAAAGGCAACTACCCGGCGACAGCCCAGGTGCTCGAAGACAGTCAGATAGGGCTTATCCGAAACGATGATTTTGAACGACTGGTGCGGGAAAACCCCGATATCGCGCTCAGCCTGCTAAGAGTTATGACCTATCGTTTACGCCAGGCGCAGATTCAGATCAGGGATATCGCTCTGCGGGATACCTATGGACGTGTGGCCAGCATGCTGCTGATGCTGGCTAAAGAACACGGCTTAACCTGCGCAGAGGGAATAAAAATTGACCTTTCTCTGAGCAGGCAGGAATTGGCCAATTTGATCGGAACCACCAGAGAAACTGTAACGAGAGTCCTGAGTGATTTCAATAAAAGCAATATTATTCGGCTGGACAGGCAGGTAATAACCATTCTGGACGAAAAGAAACTGCGCAGTTGGATGTGATATGCGTCATTTTTTTGCATCCAGCCCTTTGGTATAATGCAAGAAAAAACGGGAGTTGTGTATTATGAAGGATTTTACGGTGGAAGAACTGAAAAAGGCCTTTGAAGAACAAGCCTATATCTTGGAACAGGATACGGTTGTTACGGTGTTTCTCGCTTTAAAGCTGGAGAAACCTTTATTGGTGGAAGGTCCGCCGGGGGTGGGGAAAACAGAAATTGCCAAGGCCCTCAGTAGGATTTTTCAGGCGGAACTTATAAGGCTGCAATGCTATGAGGGGTTGGATGAAAACAAGGCCTTATATGAATGGAACTACCAGCGCCAGTTAATCCGCATTCAACTGGGCAAAGCGGAAGAAGGCGGGGACATCACGGAAGAAGACCTTTTTTCGGAAACATATTTACTGGAACGTCCCCTCCTAAAGGCTATCCGGACCGAAAATAAACCCGTACTTTTAATTGATGAAATTGACAAGACCGACGAGGAATTTGAAGCCTTTTTATTCGAGATATTGTCCGATTTTCAGATTTCTATACCTGAACTGGGTACAATAAAAGCTAAACAAATTCCCATAGTGGTATTGACCAGTAATGCGGAACGGGATTTGTCCGACGGTTTAAAACGCCGTTGCGTTTACCTTTACGTGGATTACCCATCGATAGAAAAAGAACTGCGCATTATCAGGGCCAGGGTGCCCGGGGTCGGTGAACAGCTTTCCCGGGAAGTTGCCCAGGCAGTCAATTACCTGCGCACAGGTATTGAACTAAAGAAAAAACCGTCCATATCGGAAACCCTGGACTGGGCCAAAGCCTTGGTATACATGGACGCCGATAGGTTAGATCCGGCCCTGGTGGAATCGACGATAAATGTGTTGCTGAAAAATAAGGAGGACCTGGACATTTACCGGCAGGAGTTAGGAGCGGCCGGACTTTTATCAGCTATGCGGTCGCCGGACTGTTCGTGCCGGCACAAGCACAGGAGGGATTAGTTATGTCCCACCCGGCCCAAGAAAATTCTACCGGGCGCCAGCGCTATATCGAAAACAGCATTGTCAGGTTTGTTGATGCTCTTCGGCGCCTTGGCCTGCGCATAAGTTCCGCCGAGGTCATTGATGCCGTGCGAGGACTGCAAATGGTGGACATTATTGACCGGGAACAGGTGTTGGCCGTGTTTCAGGGAACTCTGGCCAAGGATGAAACCAGCCGCAAGCAGGTCAAGCGCGCATTCGATGCCTATTTTACAAACCCTGAAAATATGGAAAAAAGAGTGGCTCAGTATGTTGAGGGCCAGGAAAAGAAAGCTGTGGAAATGCAGGCAGCGGAAAAAGATTTGTCCTTTGAGTGGGAACAACGGGGACAAGACGGTGAATCTTCCGGCCAGTTGCAACTGAAGCTCACTGACGAGGAAAAACAGGTTTATGCCCGGTTGCCTGAAGATAAAAAACAGAAAATTCGGGATTATTTACAGAGCCAGTTCCAGGGGAATCGTATAAACAGCCCGGAACAACTGATTACCAATGTGGTGAGAAGTTCTTTAAACTATTGGAAACACAGGCTGCGGCAGGAAGAAGCATACCCGCCCTTTGAGGTAAATTATGCAGGTGACCCAGAAATGGACAGTCTGCTGGATGAGGTAGTAAAACAGACTATTCAGGAAGAGGATTTGCTTTATGAGGACATGCAGAAACTGGCGGACAGGGACCTGCCGCAGGTGGGGGTACTGATAAAGAAACTTTCCCAAAAACTGGCGACCAGGATATCCCGGCGGTATAGACAGAGCAAAAAGCGGAGCCGCCTGGACCTGCGCCGGTCAATTCGCCACAATATGCGGTATGGGGGAACTCTTTTCAAACTGGATTTTAAAACGCGAAAACCCCGGAAACCACGATTTTTATTGATAGCCGATGTATCGGGTTCAATGGCTAAATATGCGGGTTTTATCCTGCAATTTATTTACGGTTTGTCCAGTACGGTGGAAGACATCGAAAGTTTTGTTTTTTCTGAAGGGGTGGAACGGATTACGCCTTACTTCAGGGCAGGACATCCCTTTGACCAAACCATGACCGATATTGTTAATAGAAGCAAGGAGTGGGGCAAAGGGACCGATTTATATAAAGCCCTGCAGGTAATCGAAAACAAATATGGCGCCCTGCTACGGCCCGATACCTTTTTGATAATATTAAGCGATACCAAAACGCTGAACTATGCCAGAGCGGCTGAGGAAATGACCAAACTGAGAAAGAAAGTAAGGGAAATCATCTGGCTGAATACCCTGCCGAAAAAGAGTTGGGACGATACGCCATCTGTGCAGGCTTTTTGCGCCAGGTGCCTGATGTACGAGTGCAATACGCTGGCTCATCTGGAGCGGATTATGACCAGTAGGATATTGAAATAAACTCAGGAAAAGGGGTATGTGGTATGGATTCTGAAAAATTGGACATGATTGCTTTCGGCGCTCATCCTGATGATGTGGAAATAGGAGCGGGCGGGCTTATAGCCAAACAAACGGCCCAAGGATATAAAGTGGGCATTGTCGACCTGACTCGTGGTGAACTGTCCACCAGGGGAACTGTGGAAATCAGAGAGCAGGAGGGGTACAAAGCGGCCGGCATACTGGGGGCAGTTTGGCGGAAAACCCTGGGCATACCCGACGGAGAAGTTTCGGTATGCAGGGAAAATATAGACCTGGTAGTACCTCTGCTCAGAAAATATAAGCCGACGGTGGTTCTGGCTCCTTACTGGGAAGACAGACACCCCGACCATGTCAAGGCGGCCCACTTGATTGAAGAGGCGGTGTTCAAAGCCGGTTTAGTGAAATATATGCCGGAAATTCCGCCCTTCAGGCCCCAGGTTATTCTGCATTACTACCTGAATAGGCCCGGGACCGTTTCGTTTATAGTGGACATCAGCGAATATTTTGCCACCAAGTGGGAAGCTTTGCTGGCCCATGATTCCCAGTTTGGGCAGAGGGGGCTGTTGGGAGCAAAAGACCCGTTGAGTTTTGTAGAAAGCCGCAATCGGCAGTACGGGGCGCAAATAGGGGTTGAATACGGAGAGGCCTTTACCACTAAGGTGCCGGTGCCTTTGAATGACCCGATTGCCGCCTGGAGGGAAACCAAATGAGAATCGGTATGATCTGTTACCCTTCATACGGCGGCAGTGGAGTGGTGGCTACAGAGTTAGGAAAACAATTGGCCTTCAGAGGCCACGAGGTGCACTTTATCAGTTACGAACGTCCTTTTAAACTGGACCTGTTTCATGAAAACATAATTTTTCATGAAGTAGACATTGTTGATTACCCGTTGTTCAAGTTTCCTCCGTATTCGATGGCTTTGGCGAGCAAGATATATGAAGTAGCTAAATGGGCAGGCCTTGACCTGCTTCATGTTCATTATGCCATACCTCACGCAGTAAGCGCTTACCTGGCCAAACAGATGCTCAAAGGAGAGTTGGAATTACCGGTCATAACTACCTTGCATGGGACTGACATAACCATTGTGGGGTTGGAGAAACAATTTTATGATATTACCCGTTTTGCCATCCAGTGCAGCGATGGGGTCACCGCCGTTTCCAGAAGCCTACGGGATGAAACCCTGTGCCGGTTTAAACTGAACAGGCAGATTGAAGTAATCT is a genomic window of Thermincola ferriacetica containing:
- a CDS encoding polysaccharide deacetylase family protein; this encodes MRKFSHLLILLVLIFAFITFLAGRAEAPALKLTDNQRPIPVLMYHKVNPYRSSGGKGLRVDPNEFSWQMRYLKQRGFTTISSTDLINYLRHKKTLPKRPILITFDDGYEDNYLFAYPIMKRYGFKGVIFLVADDIGRYNVWDVKIGKQPYNKLLNWNQIMEMKRYGFEFGSHTLSHPHLARINRTVAAYEIAESKRALEKRLGVPVTSFAYPYGNLDDDVAQMVKKAGYSCAFTTAIGPVIKTSDPYRLNRFRITGYTNRTGFITAVEGEPY
- a CDS encoding L-2-amino-thiazoline-4-carboxylic acid hydrolase; this translates as MEDKVTGEELRDAVRAAIEDRAVWLYLILKELQGGKEITEVPAVSEAIFKFGRQKGEQMPPADNPGDWARSLITPVGSMVFEQKLVEESDNRAVIEFSYCPLVEAWKKQGASDKEVAALCKMARCGDHGRIASFPFKLTFEKLLAEGDKVCRLLVEREDIRQE
- the fdhD gene encoding formate dehydrogenase accessory sulfurtransferase FdhD; protein product: MEDGSLVILSGGQNTRMGQNKAFLRVRDVPIIEKIIGELGTVFKEIIIVTNAPHAYKGLQNIRIVTDIYPGKGPLSGIHAGLTHASLDRSLIVACDMPFVARKTAQRLFRQSRGWDVTVPVIEGKYQPLFAIYAKSCLKPIEQQLQAGIYKITSFYSQVRVREIDYSELNNGIAPEKFFYNVNTPAELEEARKMATEICGEDNIGEDNIHEENTQEDNSQENNSLEDNQENNTPEDKIQEDNAQRRSARQDKKYLQAYRWKAGIVELIDDPLAAESPLTVFLNDQEIVTLLCSPVNQDELAVGFLVSEGLIKGDAGEIRVRVDCERGMAWVTADKVSIIAEQTFLKRYITTGCGKGTTFYNVMDAKCRPVTGQITVAAEKIIELMTRTQQVSRLFKDTGGVHLAALCSVDRMILYREDIGRHNALDKIVGRCYMDNISVDDKILFTTGRLSSEILLKVAKLGAPILVSRSAPTELAVKLARQLGVTLIGFARGGRFNLYANEYRVLGG
- the mobB gene encoding molybdopterin-guanine dinucleotide biosynthesis protein B, with product MIPFVGIVGFSNTGKTTLMEKLIRELTVRGYRVAAIKHHHRDMEFDRPGKDTWRHARAGAATVMLVSPYQMVKISKSEQKIGLQKALQEITDADIILVEGFKKEKMPKIEVFRGSVHDALITSREELVAVVASDREFTGVPCYGPDDVKELADLIVKEFLKEG
- a CDS encoding Crp/Fnr family transcriptional regulator — protein: MLTVREIIGNTPIFAGLEENELQQIEDIVVIRNYKKNMIIFMEGEPGEALFFIISGKVKVYKLAEDGREQILHILKEGDVFAEVVFIDKGNYPATAQVLEDSQIGLIRNDDFERLVRENPDIALSLLRVMTYRLRQAQIQIRDIALRDTYGRVASMLLMLAKEHGLTCAEGIKIDLSLSRQELANLIGTTRETVTRVLSDFNKSNIIRLDRQVITILDEKKLRSWM
- a CDS encoding AAA family ATPase, which encodes MKDFTVEELKKAFEEQAYILEQDTVVTVFLALKLEKPLLVEGPPGVGKTEIAKALSRIFQAELIRLQCYEGLDENKALYEWNYQRQLIRIQLGKAEEGGDITEEDLFSETYLLERPLLKAIRTENKPVLLIDEIDKTDEEFEAFLFEILSDFQISIPELGTIKAKQIPIVVLTSNAERDLSDGLKRRCVYLYVDYPSIEKELRIIRARVPGVGEQLSREVAQAVNYLRTGIELKKKPSISETLDWAKALVYMDADRLDPALVESTINVLLKNKEDLDIYRQELGAAGLLSAMRSPDCSCRHKHRRD
- a CDS encoding vWA domain-containing protein, whose amino-acid sequence is MSHPAQENSTGRQRYIENSIVRFVDALRRLGLRISSAEVIDAVRGLQMVDIIDREQVLAVFQGTLAKDETSRKQVKRAFDAYFTNPENMEKRVAQYVEGQEKKAVEMQAAEKDLSFEWEQRGQDGESSGQLQLKLTDEEKQVYARLPEDKKQKIRDYLQSQFQGNRINSPEQLITNVVRSSLNYWKHRLRQEEAYPPFEVNYAGDPEMDSLLDEVVKQTIQEEDLLYEDMQKLADRDLPQVGVLIKKLSQKLATRISRRYRQSKKRSRLDLRRSIRHNMRYGGTLFKLDFKTRKPRKPRFLLIADVSGSMAKYAGFILQFIYGLSSTVEDIESFVFSEGVERITPYFRAGHPFDQTMTDIVNRSKEWGKGTDLYKALQVIENKYGALLRPDTFLIILSDTKTLNYARAAEEMTKLRKKVREIIWLNTLPKKSWDDTPSVQAFCARCLMYECNTLAHLERIMTSRILK
- the bshB1 gene encoding bacillithiol biosynthesis deacetylase BshB1; the protein is MDSEKLDMIAFGAHPDDVEIGAGGLIAKQTAQGYKVGIVDLTRGELSTRGTVEIREQEGYKAAGILGAVWRKTLGIPDGEVSVCRENIDLVVPLLRKYKPTVVLAPYWEDRHPDHVKAAHLIEEAVFKAGLVKYMPEIPPFRPQVILHYYLNRPGTVSFIVDISEYFATKWEALLAHDSQFGQRGLLGAKDPLSFVESRNRQYGAQIGVEYGEAFTTKVPVPLNDPIAAWRETK